From a region of the Synechococcus sp. RS9916 genome:
- the rplN gene encoding 50S ribosomal protein L14 gives MIQQETFLTVADNSGAKRIQCIRVLGSNRRYAHVGDVIVAAVKDAMPNMGVKKSDVVKAVVVRTKATMRRDTGNSIRFDDNAAVIINADNNPKGTRVFGPVARELRERNFTKIVSLAPEVI, from the coding sequence ATGATTCAGCAGGAAACCTTCCTCACCGTCGCTGACAACAGCGGCGCCAAGCGCATCCAGTGCATCCGCGTGCTGGGGAGCAACCGTCGCTACGCCCACGTGGGCGATGTGATCGTGGCTGCCGTCAAGGACGCCATGCCCAACATGGGTGTGAAGAAGTCCGATGTGGTCAAGGCCGTTGTGGTGCGCACCAAAGCCACCATGCGTCGCGACACCGGCAACTCCATCCGCTTTGACGACAACGCGGCGGTGATCATCAACGCCGACAACAACCCCAAGGGAACCCGCGTCTTTGGTCCCGTTGCCCGTGAACTGCGCGAGCGCAACTTCACCAAGATCGTTTCCCTCGCACCGGAGGTGATCTGA
- the rplD gene encoding 50S ribosomal protein L4 produces MANCVVKDWQGKDAGKASLELKVAKETTANDLMHRAVLRQQAHSRQGTASTLTRAEVRGGGRKPYKQKGTGRARQGSIRTPLRPGGGIVFGPKPRTYNLAMNRKERRLALRTALMARVEDLVVVKDFGTNLEAPKTREITDALGRLGIAADAKVLLVLTNPSEVVRRSVRNLEKVKLIAADQLNVFDLLNANNLVVGETALATIQEVYGDD; encoded by the coding sequence ATGGCTAATTGCGTCGTAAAAGACTGGCAGGGCAAAGACGCTGGCAAGGCCAGCCTCGAGCTGAAGGTGGCCAAGGAAACCACCGCCAACGACCTGATGCACCGTGCTGTGCTGCGTCAGCAGGCCCACAGCCGTCAGGGAACCGCCAGCACCCTCACCCGAGCTGAAGTTCGTGGTGGCGGCCGCAAGCCCTACAAGCAAAAGGGAACTGGCCGCGCCCGTCAGGGTTCGATCCGCACTCCCCTTCGCCCCGGTGGCGGCATCGTCTTCGGACCGAAGCCCCGGACCTACAACCTGGCGATGAACCGCAAGGAACGTCGTCTTGCCCTGCGCACCGCACTGATGGCGCGTGTTGAGGACCTGGTGGTGGTGAAGGATTTCGGAACCAACCTTGAGGCCCCCAAAACCCGCGAAATCACCGACGCCCTTGGTCGTCTCGGCATCGCCGCAGACGCAAAGGTGTTGCTCGTTCTCACCAATCCCTCCGAAGTGGTGCGCCGCTCCGTGCGCAACCTGGAGAAGGTGAAGCTGATTGCCGCGGATCAACTCAACGTCTTCGATCTGCTCAACGCCAACAACCTGGTGGTGGGTGAGACCGCACTCGCAACGATTCAGGAGGTCTACGGCGATGACTGA
- the rplC gene encoding 50S ribosomal protein L3, with product MSIGILGKKLGMSQFFDEQGKAVPVTLIEAGPCRITQLKTSETDGYSAVQIGFGETRDKLINKPAKGHLAKSGEELLRHLSEYRVDDVSGFELGNQVTVGDFEAGQKVDVSGDSMGRGFAGYQKRHGFSRGPMTHGSKNHREPGSTGAGTTPGRIYPGKRMAGRYGGKKITTRGLTIIKVDSERNLLVVKGSVPGKPGSLLNIRPANRVGAKPANGGK from the coding sequence ATGTCCATCGGCATCCTTGGGAAGAAGCTGGGTATGTCCCAGTTCTTCGACGAGCAAGGCAAAGCCGTCCCGGTCACTTTGATCGAGGCGGGCCCTTGCCGCATCACCCAGCTCAAAACATCTGAAACAGACGGCTATTCCGCCGTTCAGATCGGCTTCGGCGAAACGCGCGACAAGCTGATCAACAAACCCGCCAAGGGTCACCTCGCCAAGTCCGGCGAGGAACTTCTGCGCCACCTCAGCGAATACCGCGTCGATGACGTCAGCGGTTTCGAACTGGGCAACCAAGTCACCGTTGGTGATTTCGAAGCTGGCCAGAAAGTGGACGTGAGCGGCGACAGCATGGGTCGCGGCTTCGCGGGTTATCAGAAGCGCCACGGCTTCAGCCGCGGTCCAATGACCCACGGCTCCAAGAACCACCGCGAGCCTGGTTCAACCGGCGCCGGCACCACGCCCGGCCGGATCTATCCAGGCAAGCGGATGGCTGGTCGCTACGGCGGCAAGAAAATCACCACTCGTGGCCTGACCATCATCAAGGTGGACAGCGAGCGCAACCTGCTGGTGGTGAAAGGCAGCGTTCCCGGCAAGCCCGGTTCCCTGCTCAACATCCGCCCCGCAAACCGGGTGGGTGCCAAGCCTGCCAATGGAGGTAAGTGA
- the rpmC gene encoding 50S ribosomal protein L29 has product MARPNASELRQLSDADINDQIDGLRRELFELRFQQATRQLGNTHRFKESRIKLAQLLTVQSERQRSTAS; this is encoded by the coding sequence ATGGCACGCCCTAACGCATCCGAGCTGCGTCAACTCTCCGACGCAGACATCAATGATCAGATCGACGGCCTGCGTCGCGAACTGTTCGAACTCCGTTTTCAGCAGGCCACGCGCCAGCTGGGCAACACGCACCGCTTCAAGGAGAGCCGCATCAAGCTGGCTCAATTGCTGACGGTGCAATCGGAGCGCCAGCGCTCCACTGCTTCCTGA
- the rpsQ gene encoding 30S ribosomal protein S17, which translates to MALKERVGTVVSDKMDKTVVVAVENRFPHPIYQKTVSRTTRYKAHDEGNNCRVGDRVRITETRPMSRHKRWAIAEVLSHSPKAEEAAK; encoded by the coding sequence ATGGCACTCAAAGAAAGGGTCGGCACCGTCGTCAGCGACAAGATGGACAAAACGGTGGTGGTCGCGGTGGAGAACCGCTTCCCCCACCCCATCTATCAAAAGACGGTGAGCCGCACCACCCGTTACAAGGCTCACGACGAAGGCAACAACTGCCGCGTTGGCGACAGGGTTCGCATTACTGAGACCCGTCCCATGAGCCGTCACAAGCGCTGGGCCATCGCCGAGGTGCTCAGCCACAGCCCCAAGGCTGAGGAGGCCGCGAAATGA
- the rplR gene encoding 50S ribosomal protein L18, producing the protein MSTLSRKQQTQKRHRRLRRHLIGSAERPRLAVFRSNNHIYAQVIDDDAQSTLCSASTIDKELRTSLKADGSSCDASVAVGALVAKRALAKGIQQVVFDRGGNLYHGRVKALADAAREAGLQF; encoded by the coding sequence ATGTCGACCCTTTCCCGCAAACAGCAGACTCAGAAGCGCCACCGGCGCCTGCGTCGTCATCTCATCGGTTCCGCCGAGCGCCCTCGTCTCGCCGTGTTCCGCTCCAACAACCACATCTACGCCCAGGTCATCGACGACGATGCCCAGAGCACTTTGTGCTCTGCATCCACGATTGACAAGGAGCTGCGCACCAGCCTGAAGGCTGACGGCAGCAGCTGCGATGCCTCCGTTGCCGTTGGCGCACTGGTGGCTAAGCGTGCCCTGGCCAAGGGCATCCAACAGGTGGTCTTCGATCGCGGCGGCAACCTGTACCACGGTCGGGTGAAAGCCCTCGCCGACGCCGCCCGGGAAGCGGGCCTTCAGTTCTGA
- the rplF gene encoding 50S ribosomal protein L6 has protein sequence MSRIGKSPIPIPDKVNVTLDGLAVTVKGPKGELKRTLPDGVTVSQVDNTIVVAPSSDKRRSRERHGLCRTLVANMVEGVNNGFSKKLEIVGVGNRAQVKGKTLVVSAGYSHPVEVVPPEGITFAVENNTNVTVSGTDKELVGNEAAKIRAIRPPEPYKGKGIKYAGERILRKAGKSGKK, from the coding sequence ATGTCTCGTATTGGTAAATCCCCAATTCCCATTCCCGACAAGGTGAATGTCACCCTCGACGGCCTCGCCGTCACGGTGAAAGGCCCTAAGGGTGAACTCAAGCGCACCCTTCCTGATGGTGTCACCGTCAGCCAGGTGGACAACACCATTGTTGTGGCTCCTAGCAGCGACAAGCGTCGCTCCCGCGAGCGTCACGGCCTGTGCCGCACCCTGGTGGCCAACATGGTCGAGGGTGTGAACAACGGTTTCAGCAAGAAGCTCGAAATCGTTGGTGTGGGCAACCGTGCTCAGGTCAAGGGCAAGACCCTTGTGGTGAGTGCTGGTTACAGCCACCCCGTTGAGGTCGTTCCCCCCGAAGGCATCACCTTCGCCGTGGAGAACAACACCAACGTCACCGTTTCCGGCACCGACAAGGAACTGGTCGGCAACGAAGCTGCCAAGATCCGCGCCATTCGTCCCCCTGAGCCTTACAAGGGCAAGGGCATCAAATATGCGGGCGAGCGCATCCTGCGCAAGGCAGGCAAGTCAGGCAAGAAGTAA
- the rpsE gene encoding 30S ribosomal protein S5 — MTETNSQTNPNDVPAASDVPAAAEGQQQQEQRRGGRDRGDRRGGRRGDRRGQERDSEWQERVVQIRRVSKTVKGGKKMSFRAIVVVGNERGQVGVGVGKAGDVIGAVRKGVADGKKHLVKVPLTRHNSIPTLSNGRDGAASVLIRPAAPGTGVIAGGSIRTVLELAGIKNVLAKRLGSKTPLNNARAAMVALSELRTHKDTAKERGISLEQIYS, encoded by the coding sequence ATGACCGAAACCAACTCCCAGACCAACCCCAACGACGTCCCGGCAGCATCCGACGTTCCTGCAGCGGCCGAAGGCCAGCAGCAGCAGGAGCAGCGTCGCGGTGGCCGTGACCGTGGCGACCGTCGTGGTGGCCGCCGCGGCGACCGCCGTGGACAGGAGCGTGACTCCGAATGGCAGGAGCGCGTGGTGCAGATCCGCCGCGTGTCCAAAACCGTCAAAGGCGGTAAGAAGATGAGCTTCCGCGCCATCGTCGTGGTCGGCAATGAGCGCGGCCAGGTCGGCGTTGGTGTCGGCAAGGCTGGTGACGTGATCGGTGCCGTCCGCAAGGGCGTTGCCGACGGCAAGAAGCACCTGGTCAAGGTGCCTCTCACCCGTCACAACTCCATCCCCACCCTCTCCAACGGTCGCGACGGTGCAGCCAGCGTGCTGATCCGTCCCGCAGCCCCTGGTACCGGTGTGATCGCGGGTGGTTCCATCCGCACGGTGCTCGAGCTTGCCGGCATTAAGAATGTGCTGGCCAAACGTCTCGGCAGTAAGACGCCCCTGAACAACGCTCGCGCTGCGATGGTGGCCCTGTCTGAGCTCCGTACCCACAAGGACACCGCCAAGGAACGGGGGATCTCCCTCGAGCAGATCTATTCCTGA
- the rplX gene encoding 50S ribosomal protein L24, whose translation MATATPKSSTTQRIKMRLRKGDTVQVISGKDKGKTGEVLRTLPNENRVIVQGINLRTRHVKPTQEGESGRIVTEEASLHASNVMLYSTDKKVASRVELITEKDGTKKRRLKKTGEVID comes from the coding sequence ATGGCTACCGCAACCCCTAAATCCAGCACGACCCAGCGCATCAAGATGCGTCTGCGCAAAGGCGACACCGTCCAGGTGATCTCCGGGAAGGACAAGGGCAAGACCGGTGAGGTGCTGCGCACCCTGCCGAACGAAAACCGCGTGATCGTTCAGGGCATCAACCTGCGCACCCGTCACGTCAAGCCCACCCAGGAGGGTGAGTCCGGTCGCATCGTCACTGAGGAAGCATCCCTCCATGCCTCCAACGTGATGCTGTATTCCACCGACAAGAAAGTGGCCAGCCGCGTTGAGCTGATCACCGAAAAAGACGGCACCAAAAAGCGTCGCCTCAAGAAAACCGGCGAAGTGATCGACTGA
- the rplV gene encoding 50S ribosomal protein L22: protein MTTSSPTAPTAQAHGRFIRGSVSKVRRVLDQIRGRSYRDALIMLEFMPYRSTGPITKVLRSAVANAEHNLGMDPSTLVITTATADMGPSMKRYRPRAQGRAYQIKKQTCHISIAVAAQTDS from the coding sequence ATGACCACGTCATCCCCAACAGCCCCCACCGCTCAGGCCCACGGTCGCTTCATCCGCGGTTCCGTGTCGAAGGTGCGGCGGGTCCTCGATCAGATCCGCGGTCGCAGCTATCGCGACGCGCTGATCATGCTCGAGTTCATGCCTTACCGCTCCACTGGCCCGATCACCAAAGTTCTGCGTTCGGCAGTCGCCAACGCCGAACACAACCTGGGCATGGATCCTTCCACCCTGGTGATCACCACTGCGACCGCCGACATGGGTCCTTCCATGAAGCGGTATCGGCCCCGTGCCCAAGGCCGGGCTTACCAGATCAAGAAGCAGACCTGCCACATCAGCATCGCTGTGGCAGCCCAGACCGACTCCTGA
- the rplP gene encoding 50S ribosomal protein L16, translating into MLSPKRVKFRKQQRGRMRGVATRGNTIAFGQFALQAQECGWITSRQIEASRRAMTRYVKRGGKIWIRIFPDKPITMRPAETRMGSGKGNPEFWVAVIKPGRILFEMGGDEITPEIAREAMRLAQYKLPVKTKFITLEDQEKAAEGSDAKAASTASVEA; encoded by the coding sequence ATGCTGAGTCCAAAACGCGTCAAATTCCGTAAGCAGCAGCGCGGCCGCATGCGCGGCGTCGCCACCAGAGGCAACACCATTGCCTTTGGTCAGTTCGCACTGCAGGCCCAGGAGTGCGGCTGGATCACCTCGCGTCAGATCGAGGCCAGCCGTCGTGCCATGACCCGCTACGTCAAGCGGGGCGGCAAGATCTGGATCCGGATCTTCCCCGACAAGCCGATCACCATGCGTCCTGCTGAAACCCGGATGGGTTCCGGTAAGGGCAACCCAGAATTTTGGGTGGCCGTGATCAAGCCGGGCCGGATTCTGTTCGAGATGGGTGGTGATGAAATCACCCCCGAAATCGCACGGGAAGCCATGCGCCTTGCGCAATACAAGCTGCCTGTGAAGACCAAGTTCATCACCCTGGAAGACCAGGAGAAAGCCGCCGAAGGCAGTGATGCCAAGGCTGCGTCCACCGCATCCGTGGAGGCCTGA
- the rpsH gene encoding 30S ribosomal protein S8, producing the protein MANHDPISDMLTRIRNASEKRHQSTKIPASRMSRSIAKVLQQEGFIAEISEEGEGIHSNLVLELKYSGKHRQPTIRSMQRVSKPGLRIYKNTRGLPKVLGGLGVAIISTSKGVMSDRDARKQGVGGEVLCYVY; encoded by the coding sequence ATGGCCAACCACGACCCTATTTCCGACATGCTCACCCGCATTCGCAATGCGAGTGAGAAACGTCACCAATCCACGAAAATCCCCGCCTCGCGCATGTCGCGCAGCATCGCCAAGGTGCTTCAACAGGAGGGTTTCATCGCTGAAATCAGCGAAGAAGGCGAAGGCATTCACAGCAACCTGGTGCTCGAGCTGAAGTACAGCGGCAAGCACCGTCAGCCCACCATCCGTTCCATGCAACGGGTGAGCAAGCCTGGCCTGCGCATCTACAAAAACACCCGCGGCCTTCCCAAGGTCCTTGGCGGTCTGGGGGTGGCAATCATCTCCACCTCCAAAGGTGTGATGAGCGACCGCGATGCCCGCAAGCAGGGCGTCGGCGGTGAAGTGCTCTGCTACGTGTACTGA
- the rpsS gene encoding 30S ribosomal protein S19 yields the protein MGRSLKKGPFIADSLLRKVEKQNAADDKSVIKTWSRASTILPMMIGHTIAVHNGRTHVPVFVTEQMVGHKLGEFAPTRTFKGHIKDKKGGR from the coding sequence ATGGGACGTTCACTCAAAAAAGGCCCTTTCATCGCTGACAGCCTGCTTCGCAAGGTTGAAAAGCAAAATGCGGCCGACGACAAGTCCGTCATCAAGACCTGGTCACGGGCTTCGACCATCCTGCCGATGATGATCGGCCACACCATCGCCGTCCACAACGGCAGGACCCACGTGCCGGTCTTCGTGACCGAGCAAATGGTGGGTCACAAGCTGGGCGAATTCGCCCCGACCCGCACCTTCAAGGGCCACATCAAAGACAAGAAAGGAGGCCGCTGA
- the secY gene encoding preprotein translocase subunit SecY, whose amino-acid sequence MLVSRGRNPSAGEVISQAVTSPELRNRILTTIGLLLLVRIGIYIPMPGIDRVRFQEFLQGGGNLIGFLDIFTGGGVSSLGVFALGILPFINASIIMQLLTASLPQLEDLQKNEGEAGRRKIAQITRYVALGWGLIQSVVFALILKQYATEGLSEVVFVIQTALALVTGAMVVMWISEVITERGIGQGASLVIFLNIVATLPSTLGNAISQAQLGGRQAVIGLATLTLVFLATIVGIVFVQEASRRLPIVSAKRQIGGTGTLPSRQSYLPMKLNAGGVMPIIFASAMLFLPATLAQVTKQEWLAQAVGAIQPGKTAYYVLYFALILGFSYFYASLTLNPTDIASNLKRGGVAIPGVRPGTATANYISGVQARLTLLGGLFLGAVVIIPSLLENSSGIVLGGLGSTSLLILVGVAIETAKQVKTYVVSQRYEGMVRG is encoded by the coding sequence ATGCTCGTCAGTCGGGGACGCAACCCCAGCGCCGGAGAAGTGATCAGCCAGGCGGTGACCAGCCCGGAGCTGCGAAACCGGATCCTCACCACCATCGGCCTGCTGTTGCTGGTCCGCATCGGGATCTACATCCCGATGCCAGGCATCGATCGCGTCCGGTTCCAAGAGTTTCTCCAAGGTGGAGGCAACCTGATCGGGTTCCTCGACATCTTCACGGGAGGAGGCGTCTCGAGCCTTGGCGTGTTTGCCCTGGGGATCCTGCCGTTTATTAACGCCTCGATCATCATGCAACTGCTGACGGCATCCCTGCCTCAGCTCGAAGACCTGCAGAAAAACGAGGGGGAAGCCGGCCGACGCAAGATCGCCCAGATCACCCGCTATGTGGCCCTGGGATGGGGTCTGATTCAGAGCGTCGTGTTCGCTCTGATCCTCAAGCAGTACGCCACGGAGGGGTTGAGCGAAGTGGTGTTCGTGATTCAGACCGCTCTGGCCCTCGTGACAGGGGCCATGGTGGTGATGTGGATCAGTGAAGTGATCACCGAGCGGGGCATTGGTCAGGGAGCCTCGCTGGTGATTTTTCTGAACATCGTGGCCACCCTGCCCAGCACTTTGGGCAATGCCATTTCTCAGGCGCAGCTTGGGGGCCGCCAGGCTGTGATCGGCCTGGCCACTCTCACGCTGGTGTTTCTGGCGACGATTGTGGGGATCGTGTTCGTGCAAGAAGCGTCAAGGCGCCTGCCCATCGTGAGCGCGAAGCGACAAATCGGTGGCACGGGAACCCTGCCCAGCCGCCAGAGCTACCTGCCGATGAAGCTCAATGCTGGTGGCGTGATGCCAATCATTTTTGCCTCAGCCATGCTCTTCCTTCCGGCAACCCTTGCCCAGGTCACGAAGCAAGAATGGCTGGCCCAAGCCGTCGGAGCGATCCAGCCCGGCAAAACGGCCTATTACGTGCTCTATTTCGCACTGATCCTGGGGTTCTCGTATTTCTATGCGTCCCTAACGCTCAATCCAACCGACATTGCCAGCAACCTCAAACGCGGCGGTGTGGCCATCCCTGGTGTCCGTCCCGGTACCGCGACAGCGAACTACATCTCTGGAGTACAGGCCCGTCTGACCCTTCTTGGCGGTCTGTTCCTCGGCGCCGTGGTGATCATTCCCTCATTGCTGGAGAACTCAAGCGGAATTGTTCTCGGCGGCCTTGGATCCACATCGCTGCTGATCCTGGTGGGCGTGGCGATTGAAACAGCCAAACAGGTCAAGACCTACGTGGTGTCGCAGCGCTACGAAGGCATGGTGCGCGGATAA
- the rplE gene encoding 50S ribosomal protein L5, whose amino-acid sequence MSLKQRYRETIQPKLLKDLSLSNVHEVPKVLKVTVNRGLGEAAQNAKSLEASVNELAQITGQKVVVTRAKKAIAGFKIRQGMPIGCAVTLRGDRMYAFLERLINLALPRIRDFRGVSPKSFDGRGNYTLGVREQIIFPEISFDQIDAIRGMDITIVTTARSDEEGRALLREMGMPFRSN is encoded by the coding sequence ATGTCACTGAAACAGCGCTATCGGGAGACCATTCAGCCCAAATTGCTGAAGGATCTGTCTCTCTCCAACGTTCACGAAGTTCCCAAGGTTCTCAAGGTCACCGTCAACCGGGGCCTCGGTGAAGCTGCTCAAAACGCCAAGTCTCTTGAGGCTTCGGTGAATGAGCTGGCGCAGATCACCGGCCAAAAGGTTGTGGTCACCCGCGCCAAGAAGGCCATCGCAGGCTTCAAAATCCGCCAGGGCATGCCGATCGGCTGTGCCGTCACCCTGCGCGGCGACCGCATGTATGCCTTCCTGGAGCGCCTGATCAACCTGGCGCTGCCCCGCATCCGCGATTTCCGCGGCGTCAGCCCCAAGAGCTTCGACGGACGTGGCAACTACACCCTGGGGGTGAGGGAACAAATCATTTTCCCTGAAATCTCGTTCGATCAAATCGACGCCATCAGGGGCATGGACATCACCATCGTGACCACTGCCCGTTCGGATGAAGAGGGCCGGGCCCTCCTCCGCGAGATGGGAATGCCATTCCGCAGCAACTGA
- the rplB gene encoding 50S ribosomal protein L2 yields MAIRTFRPYTPGTRTRVVTDFSEVTGRKPERSLVVAKHRRKGRNNRGVITCRHRGGGHKRLYRVVDFRRNKHGVPAKVAAIHYDPHRNAHLALLFYTDGEKRYILAPAGVTVGQTVVSGPESPIENGNALPLSAIPLGSSVHCVELYAGRGGQMVRTAGASAQVMAKEGDYVALKLPSTEVRLVRRECYATLGEVGNSEIRNTSLGKAGRRRWLGRRPQVRGSVMNPCDHPHGGGEGRAPIGRSGPVTPWGKPALGLKTRKRNKPSNKFVLRKRRKTSKRSRGGRDS; encoded by the coding sequence ATGGCAATCCGTACATTCCGCCCCTACACCCCCGGTACCCGCACCCGGGTGGTCACCGACTTCAGCGAAGTCACCGGCCGCAAGCCGGAACGCTCTCTTGTGGTGGCCAAGCACCGCCGCAAGGGTCGTAACAACCGCGGTGTGATCACCTGCCGTCACCGTGGCGGCGGTCACAAGCGCCTGTATCGCGTGGTGGATTTCCGCCGCAACAAGCACGGCGTTCCCGCAAAGGTCGCAGCCATCCACTACGACCCGCACCGCAATGCGCACCTCGCGCTGCTCTTCTACACAGACGGGGAAAAGCGCTACATCCTGGCTCCTGCTGGTGTGACCGTCGGTCAGACCGTGGTCTCCGGACCCGAGTCACCGATCGAGAACGGCAACGCCCTGCCCCTCTCCGCCATCCCCCTCGGCTCCAGCGTTCACTGCGTTGAGCTCTATGCCGGTCGTGGTGGACAGATGGTGCGGACCGCCGGTGCCAGCGCCCAGGTGATGGCCAAGGAAGGCGACTATGTCGCTCTGAAGTTGCCCTCCACTGAGGTGCGCCTTGTCCGCCGCGAGTGCTACGCCACCCTCGGCGAAGTGGGCAACTCCGAAATCCGCAACACCAGCCTCGGCAAGGCCGGACGTCGTCGTTGGCTCGGCCGTCGTCCTCAGGTCCGAGGCAGTGTGATGAACCCCTGCGATCACCCCCACGGTGGTGGTGAGGGACGCGCACCCATCGGTCGCTCCGGTCCTGTGACTCCCTGGGGCAAACCCGCCCTCGGCCTCAAGACCCGCAAGCGGAACAAGCCCAGCAATAAGTTCGTCCTCCGCAAGCGTCGTAAGACCTCCAAGCGGAGCCGTGGCGGACGCGATTCCTGA
- the rplO gene encoding 50S ribosomal protein L15, with product MTLRLDSLQANKGARRRKLRKGRGIAAGQGASCGFGMRGQKSRSGRPTRPGFEGGQMPLYRRVPKLKHFPLVNPKFFTVVNVSALNELKAGSTVNLDSLVKDGVVTSPKHPLKVLGNGELKVKLTVQAAAFTASARTKIEAAGGSCELLD from the coding sequence ATGACCCTTCGTCTCGATTCCCTCCAAGCCAACAAAGGCGCCCGTCGCCGCAAACTGCGCAAGGGCCGTGGCATCGCCGCCGGCCAGGGGGCCAGCTGCGGCTTCGGCATGCGTGGTCAGAAGTCCCGCTCGGGTCGTCCCACCCGCCCCGGCTTCGAAGGTGGCCAGATGCCCCTCTACCGCCGGGTGCCCAAGCTCAAGCACTTCCCCCTGGTGAACCCCAAGTTCTTCACGGTGGTGAACGTGTCTGCTCTCAATGAGCTCAAGGCAGGCAGCACCGTCAACCTCGACTCTCTGGTCAAGGACGGCGTGGTCACCAGCCCCAAGCATCCCCTGAAAGTGCTTGGCAATGGTGAGCTGAAGGTCAAGCTGACCGTTCAGGCGGCTGCCTTCACTGCATCAGCCCGCACCAAGATCGAAGCTGCCGGTGGCAGCTGCGAACTGCTCGACTGA
- the rpsC gene encoding 30S ribosomal protein S3 gives MGHKIHPTGLRLGITQEHRSRWYASSKNYPSLLQEDDRIRRFIHKKYGSAGISDVLIARKADQLEVELKTARPGVLVGRQGSGIEELRSGIQKTVGDNSRQVRINVVEVERVDADAFLLAEYIAQQLEKRVAFRRTIRMAVQRAQRAGVLGLKIQVSGRLNGAEIARTEWTREGRVPLHTLRADIDYATKVASTTYGVLGIKVWVFKGEVLGDEARQQLPVGATPRRRAGRRPQQFEDRSNEG, from the coding sequence ATGGGACACAAAATCCATCCAACCGGCTTACGCCTGGGGATCACCCAGGAGCACCGGTCCCGCTGGTATGCCTCCAGCAAAAACTATCCCTCTCTTCTTCAGGAAGACGATCGGATCCGCAGGTTCATCCACAAGAAGTACGGCTCCGCCGGCATCAGCGATGTGCTGATCGCTCGCAAAGCTGATCAACTTGAGGTTGAGCTGAAAACAGCACGCCCCGGCGTGTTGGTAGGCCGCCAAGGCAGCGGCATTGAAGAGCTGCGCAGCGGCATCCAGAAGACCGTCGGTGATAACAGCCGTCAGGTCCGCATCAATGTCGTTGAGGTGGAACGCGTCGACGCTGACGCTTTCCTGCTTGCTGAGTACATCGCCCAGCAACTGGAAAAACGCGTGGCCTTCCGCCGCACCATCCGCATGGCCGTGCAACGGGCCCAGCGCGCTGGCGTCCTCGGCCTGAAAATTCAGGTGAGTGGCCGTCTGAATGGTGCGGAAATCGCCCGTACCGAATGGACCCGCGAAGGTCGTGTGCCTCTGCACACCCTCCGCGCAGACATTGATTACGCCACCAAAGTGGCCAGCACCACCTACGGCGTGCTGGGCATCAAGGTGTGGGTGTTCAAAGGCGAGGTGCTGGGTGATGAAGCCCGGCAGCAACTGCCAGTGGGGGCAACCCCGCGGCGCCGGGCCGGTCGCAGGCCCCAACAGTTCGAAGACCGCTCTAACGAGGGTTGA
- a CDS encoding 50S ribosomal protein L23 — protein sequence MTERFTGRLADVIRRPLITEKATRALELNQYTFEVDPRAAKPDIKAAIEQLFDVKVTGISTMNPPRRARRVGRFAGKRAQVKKAVVRLAEGNSIQLFPES from the coding sequence ATGACTGAGCGCTTCACCGGACGTCTGGCCGATGTGATCCGCCGCCCGCTGATCACCGAAAAGGCCACCCGCGCACTGGAACTGAACCAGTACACCTTCGAGGTGGATCCTCGCGCCGCCAAGCCCGACATCAAAGCCGCCATTGAGCAGCTGTTCGATGTCAAGGTCACAGGCATCAGCACCATGAACCCACCCCGTCGCGCCCGTCGCGTCGGTCGCTTCGCCGGCAAACGCGCCCAGGTGAAGAAGGCTGTGGTGCGCCTGGCCGAGGGCAACTCCATCCAACTCTTCCCTGAGTCCTGA